In the Sandaracinus amylolyticus genome, TCCGCGAGATCACGATCGACGTCGGAGGTCGCTTCGACTACGTGTCGACGTTCGCCGACGGCGCGGTGTCGCCCCGCGCGGCGCTGATCTTCCGGCCCTGGGAGGGCGGCACGATCAAGCTGCTCGGCGGCGGCGCGTTCCGCGCGCCGAGCGTGTACGAGCTCCGCTACAACGACGGAGGCGAGACGCAGATCAGCCCCGCGTCGCTCGTCGCGGAGCGCATCTGGAGCGGTGAGCTCGAGATCTCGCAGCGCATCGACGAGGTCACGCTGATCGCGAACGCGTTCTACAACCGCATCGATCACTTCGTGACGCTCGATCAGGTCGTCGATCCGGGCACCGGCGACCTCGTGCTGCAGTACGCGAACAGCGCGGACATCGCGCAGACGATCGGCGCCGAGGCCGAGGTGCGGCGCGACTTCCGACAGGGCTGGATGGTCGCCGCGACGTACTCGTTCCAGCGCACGCGCATCGGCGATCTGCTGAGCGACGCGGACGAGGCGCGCCTCACGAATTCGCCCGAGCACCTCGTCGGCCTGCGCGGCGTCGCGCCGCTGGTGCCCGAGCTGCTCTCGCTCGCCGCGCGGCTCCGGGTCGAGGGCCCGCGCCTCGGTCGTCGCATCGAGACCGACGGCACCACGACGCTGGTCGAGGGCGACGTGCCGGTGATCGCCGATCTGATCCTCAGCGGCGAGATCGCGCCGATCCACCTCACGTGGGCCGCGGGCGTGCGGAACCTGTTCGACTGGCGCTACGGCTACCCGGGCGGCGACGACGTGCGGCAGGTGTTCGTGCCCCAGAGCGGGCGGGAGCTCTTCGTCCAGACGACGATCACGTTCTGACGACGCCGCGCGTTCGTTGCGCCACCAAGTATTTCGCTGCGCCCTCTGGAATCGTCCGCCCAGAATGTGTAGCGTCGTCACCAGCGTGGCGACACTCGAGCCAGAGCTCGGCCGGCCCCTCGTGGATCGAGGGGACGTTGGGATCTTCGAGTTCCACGACTTGATGGTCGCGATGTATCGCGGCCGCATCACCGTGGACGTGCTCAAGGCCGTATCCGCGAGCCAGCGCCGGCTCCACGAAGTGCACGGAAAGATCGCCGGCCTGACATTGCTGCTCTCGACCGAGTCGTTCTCGCGGCCCGACCCCTCGGTCCGCCAGTACGGCGAGACGGTCAGCAACGAATTCGACGGGATGGCCTATGCCTCGGCGATCGTGCTGACCGAGTCGGGCCTCCACGGCGCGCTCGTGCGCAGCATTCTCACCGGGATCCAGCTGACCTCGAGGCGACCGGTCCCCCAGAAGGTGTTCGCGGGCATCCGCGAAGGCGTCGAGTGGATCGTCTCGAGGAACGCGGAGAGCGTGTTGACTCCTCGGCTCGCCGAGGTGCAGCGACGCATCGAGACGCTCGCCGCGAAGCCGGCGCGAAAGCCCGTCAGGTAGTGAGAGAGCGAGTCATTTCCCCAACGCACATAGCTCGGAGGTGCGATGCGCCCGTGGATGTTCGGTGTCTCGCTGGTGGTCCTCCTCGGCGCCGTGAATCCAGCACGCGCGCAGCTCTGTCCCGCAGTGACCGGACTGACACTCACGTGCGGCAACGGCACGTGCGATGTCGGTGAGTCCGCCACGAGCTGCGTGACCGACTGCGTCGATCGGAATACGCGCGCCGTCGGTTATTACTCCGAATACTCGCACTGCCCGGAGAGCCTGATCTATCGGCCCCGGACCATCGCCGAGATGCAGATGGCAGTGCGTGAGCTCGTCGCCCAGAACCGGCGGATCAAGTTCATGGGAAGCGGCCATTCGACGGCCGGCAACTTCTGCTCCGACGGCGGTGTGATCATCACTCAGGCGCTCGACGGAATCTCCGAGATCGAGCCGTGGAACGGCCACGAGACGGTGGTCGTCGAGCCCGGCGTCAGCTTCACTCAGCTCACCGATCATCTCGCCGCGCGCGGCAAGTGGCTCGGCTACACGGTGGTGGGCTACGGCCCGATCAACGTCGTGGGCGGAGTCGCGACGGGCATCCACGGATCGAGCACCGGAGGCACGGCCGCGATCTCGAGCCGAGTGCTCGAGATCGACATGGTCCGGCCCGACGGGACGATCGTGCGCAGGAACGCGCAGAACACCACGGCCGACGAATGGCGCGTGCTGCGCGCGAACCTGGGCGCGCTCGGCGGCATGGCGCGAGTCCGTCTCGCGGTCGACGACATCACGAACCTCCGCGGGCACTCCGAGGAGATCGCAGTCACGCAGAGCATCGTCCCCGAGGACATCGACGCGCTGACCGCCGGGTGCGACTACGCGTTCTTGATGTTCTATCCCGGCAACGACCGCTGGGTGCGATTCTGCGGCGAGGAGACGAGCGCGCCGGTCACTCATCCCGGCGCGGTGAATCACCTCTTCTCTCCCGACGTGACGCCGTTCGAGTCCGACTTCTTCCAGACCTCGGCGCAGCTCTCGGCGTGCACGCCGAGCCTCGAGCCGTTCTTCGAGAGCCAGGCCATCGAGCGCATGGCGTCGAGCCCGATCTGCATTCCCGACGGCGCAGGTGGCTGTGCTGATCGCGTGAACGACGCGGTCGGGCCCGGCCATCGCATGCTCACGATCGATCGCTTTCCCGACACCCAGCCTCGGTATTCGCAATACGACCTCGAGGTCTCGGTGCGCGCCGAAGAGGCGGCGGCGATCCTGAACTACATCAACGACCGATTCGATCGCGACGGGCGAGGGATGCCGCTGGTCGGCGCGGTCGTGCGGTTCGACGAGGCGCGCGACGACACGCTGTTCGGCAGCAACGCGGTCCGTCCGGGGATCGCGGCGGGTGATCGGATCGTGCACATCGAATTGCCGTTCTTCCGGCCCTATTCGTTCACCGATGCGCAGCTCGCCGCGTACTCGCGACCGTACACCGACACGATGGAGTGGATCACCGCGCGCTACCCGCACGCTCAGCTCCATTTCGGCAAGAACACGGCGGCGCTCTTCGCCAATGCGGCGCATCGCGCGAACACCGCGGCCCGACTGGCGCGCTTCCAGGCGGTCATCGACGCGTGGGATCCCTATGGCGTCTTCGCGAACGACTACCTGCGGAACCTCGGATTCACCTGGCCGAGAGACGGACAGCGATTCTCCTCGGTCTACGTCACGGGCGACGTCGCGACGTCCGCGCACTCGCAGACGGGCGCGCTCTTCGCGATCCGGAGCGAGTCGTCGGGGCGCTGTCTCTCGATGATCGGTGAGCCCGGGCTCTTCCTCGACGGGAGCATCCTCGGGATCTTCCCGGGTGAGACGCGGAGCTGCACCGGCGCGACCGAGGAAGCCAATCCGCGACAGCGCTTCTTCGTGCGAGACGTCGCGAGCGGGAAGTTCGTGCAGACGCTCGAGCGGAATCGGCGCTATTCGATCCATCCCGAGGACAATCCGTACGCGATGTGCCTCGACTCGCTCTGGGGCCTCGACTACCGATTCGCCGCCTGCAACGGCTCGACCGCGCAGCAGTTCATGCTCGAGCTCGACGCCAACGGCATCGGTCGCGTGGTCGCGATGAACAACACGACCGGCGGGTGCATGAACGACCTCGCAGGGAGCGACGCAGTCGCCGTCGGCTTCTGCTCGCCGTGGAGCAATCCCGCGAATCTCCGCTGGCGATTCAGCCCGCTCGAGACGCGCACGATGCTGCGAGTCGCGGGCGTCGGCGGTGATCCGTACTGGATCGATCGGCTGGCGATCGCGGGGCTGGATCTCTCGCAGGTGAGCGCGATGAGCCTGCCCCAGCTCTCGGCGCTCATCGACGACGACTCGGTGATCGTCTATCGGCAGCGTGTCGTGGACAACCGCAGCGGCGCTGCCGCGCCCGGGTTCCGAGTGTGCCCGCGAGCGCCCGACGGCACGATCCTCCGCGGCGCCGACGGCCGCGAGCTCGCCTGTGCGTACACCGATACGAACGGGTACTTCACGATGCTCGGTCTGCCGCGGAACGTCGATGTCGCACAGACCATCTCGCGCAAGGGATTCCTCCAGGCGACGATCGTCTTCAGCACGACGTACGAAGACTATTTCGAGCAGGAGTACAGCGGCACTGCCTCGGTCACCGCAGCGAGCCTCGGGCTCGGTGTCGACTCGCGCTTCCCGTTCACGTGCGGATACGGTCGTCGCCCCGGATACGGCGACGCGGCGCTCACCGTCGTGGACGAGCAGGATCCCGTGGGCTCGCGCGGCTACGGCGTGATCGAGGCCGGCGACTACGACGGTCACGGCACCGGCGGCGCGACGTTCCGCATCTTCACGGACGACGGGTCGGGCACGTTCGCGATTCCGTATCCCGACGTCGTCGGCAATCGCCCCGATGGTCCTTCGGGGCCGGACGGAATCCCCGACGGGCTCAAGTACCTCGGGCCCTCCACGAACATCCTGCTCGGTGGCTCGGAAGTGCCCACCAACGACCGAGTCGACACCTACGATCCGTATGGCGGCGCGATGGTGTTCAGCATGCCCGACGGCATCTACGAGGCCGAGGTGCACCACCCGAATCCCGCGGTGAGCTGCTATCCCGGGCTCGACGCGTGGCTGGGCACGACCGCCGATCGCGCGCGATTCGTGATCGTCGAGGGACACCTCAGCGACGTGCGCTTCTTCTGTGAATAGAGCTTCGTATCAGGAGAGCAGGACTCCCATCCTCCGGATCGCTCCTGCTCTCCTGATGAGTTAGCGCTCTCAGCGCCGCGCGCGGGCGGCGCGCCGTGCTGCGGCGCGGCTCGCGACGGCATCGAGCTGCGCGTCGGGCTGCGCGGTCCCGCCGAGCTGCGCCGCGAACGCGCGCACCGTCGGGAAGCGGAACACGTCGGTCATCGCGATCGGCTTGCCGATCGCCTCCACGAGCCTGCGGTGCAGGCGCACCGCGAGCAGCGAGTGCCCGCCGAGCTCGAAGAAGTTGTCGTCGCGACCGACCTCCGCGACGCCGAGCACCTCGCGCCAGATCGCGGCGACGTCGCGCTCGAGATCGTTGGCGGGCGGTGCGCTCGTCGCCTCGGGCGCGCTCGTGGTCGCGTCGTCGGGCGCGGGCAGCGCGTTGCGATCGACCTTCTTGTTCGGCGTGAGCGGGAAGCGCTCGAGCGCGACGAAGCGCGAAGGGACCATGTAGCTCGGCAGCGTCGCGCGGAGGTGCTCGCGCATCGTCTTCGCGTCGACCGGCGGATGGGCCGTGACGTACGCGACGAGCTCGGCGTCGCCGCCGGTGCCGGCGCGGGCGATCACCACGGCTTCGCGCACGCCCTCGCACGTCGCGAGCGCGGCCTCGATCTCGCCGAGCTCGATGCGATACCCGCGCACCTTCACCTGATGATCGACGCGCCCGAGGAACTCGAGACGGCCGTTCGCGCGCCACCGCACGCGATCGCCGGTGCGGTAAATGCGCGCATCGGGATCGCTCGAGAACGGATCGCGCACGAAGCGCTCGCTCGTGAGCTCGGCGCGATGGAGGTACCCGCGCGCCACGCCGCGCCCGCCGATCCACAGCTCGCCCGATGCGCCCAGCGGCACGAGCCGGCGTCGCTCGTCGAGCACGTAGAACGTCGTGTTCGCGATCGGCGTCCCGAGCGTGATCTCGTCGCGCACGGTGTCGGTCGAGGACCAGATCGTGGTCTCGGTCGGCCCGTACATGTTCTCGATGTGCTCGACGCCGGCGCGCCGCAGCTCGTGGACCAGCGTGCTGGGGAGCGCCTCGCCACCGATCATCAGGTGCTTCACGCGGCCGAGCGCAGCGCGCGATGCGTCGTCGAGCAGGAGCATCCTCGCCATGCTCGGGGTGCACTGCAGGTGCGTGACCGCGTGTCGCGCGACGTCGCGCGCGAACGGGTGCTCGGTCGCGATCGGCGGCTCGGGGCGCGCGGTGCGACGCACCACCTCGGCGAGGTGCGGCAGGCTCGCGAGCACCGTCTTCGTCTCGACGCCGAAGTCGATGAGGCACGCGATCTCGTCGACGCCGAGCGCCTTCAGCTGCTGCACGCGAGCGACGCAGTCGTCGACCGATCCCAGAAGTCCGCTCTCCTCGAAGTAGCGGTGGAACGCGTACTCGAGCACCGCGTCGATCTCCTCGGCGTCGAGCGTCGCGAGATCGATGTTGTCGGGGTGGCTCGCCCCGTGCGGACGCTTGAGCGCGGGGAACATCCACACGTACTGCTTGATCAGCGACGCCGCGCTCGCGAGGTACTTCTTGAGCGGCTCGCGCGTCGCTTCGCGCGCGATCTCGCGATCGGGCGCGACGAACGTGTGGAGCATCAGCGTGACCTTGCCCGACGCAGGATCTCTCCCGAGCTCGGCGAGCCGATCGCGATAGATGCGGATCTTCCCCGCGAGCTCCTCGATCGACTGACCGAGCAGGTGCGTGAGCACGTTCGCGCCGATGTCCGCGGCCTGCCGGTACGACTCGGGGTTGAGCGCGATCGTCAGCCAGATCGGGAGATCGCGTTGCACGGGCCTCGGCTGGCTCACGACCTCGTGCAGGCTGCCGTCCTTGCGCGCGAACGCGACGCGCTCGCCGCGCCACACGCGACGCAGCACCTCGATGTCGCGGAACATCGCGTCCTTCGCGGCCGGCGGCGTGTTCTCGGGGCGCAGCACGAAGTCGTCGGGCTGCCATCCCGACGCGATGCCGAGCCCCACGCGCCCTTCGGTGAGGTTGTCGATCATCGCCCACTCCTCGGCGACGCGGAGCGGATGATGGAGCGGCAGCACCACGCTCGCCGCGCGCACGTGGACGTTCTTCGTGATCGCCGCGACCGCCGCGCCCGAGACCGACGGGTTCGGGAAGGGACCGCCGAACGCGTGGAAGTGCCGCTCGGGCGTCCACACTGCGTGGAACCCGTTCGCGTCGGCGAAGCGCGCGCCCTCGAGCAAGAGCTCGTACTTGCCCTTGCCCTCGCGATCGTCGTTGCCCCAGTAGCAGAGGCCGAAGTCCATCGGCTTCGCCGCGATCTCCGGCGGCACGATCGGCGCGGGCGCGGCGCGCGGCTCGTCGTCGCGCTCGCGATCACGATCGCGATGCACCACGACGCGGAACCCGCGCGAGAGCGTCCACAGCAGCTCGAGCACCGAGATGTCGAACGAGAGGCTCGTCACGGCGAGCCACACGCCCGGCGGGTCGTGCGCGATGCGCGCGTCCATCCCGACGAAGAAGTTGGCGACCTGACGGTGCTCGACCATCACGCCCTTCGGGCGGCCCGTCGATCCCGAGGTGTAGAGCACGTAGGCGAGGTGCTCGGGGCGCGCGTCCACGTCGCCGATCCGCGTGCGGCTCGTGATGTCGCGTAGCTCGTCGACCCGCACCGTCGTCACGTGCGAGAAGCGCGGCGCGAGCGAGCGCTGGGTGACGACCACCTGCGCGCCGCTGTCCTCGAGCATCATCGCGACGCGATCGCGCGGGAACGCGGGATCGAGCGGGAGGTACGCGCCGCCCGCCTTGAGCACGCCGAGCACCGCGACGACGAGCTCGATCGAGCGCTCCACCGCGACGGCGACCAGGCGCTCCGGGCCGACGCCGAGCGTGCGCAGGCGATGCGCGAGCGCGTTCGCGCGCGCATCGAGCGCGCGATACGTGAGCGTCTCGTCCTCGAAGGCGAGGGCGATCGCGTCGGGCGTGCGATCGACCTGCTCCTC is a window encoding:
- a CDS encoding MupA/Atu3671 family FMN-dependent luciferase-like monooxygenase, with protein sequence MHERRPLAFLVLGAQSLTVQCGEMLLARGHTIPALVTDAPDVRAWAEQRALRVVAPGRDLASRLESIEVDWILSAANLRIVPDDVLAKAKHGAINFHDGPLPRYAGLHATSWALIAGERTHGVTWHLIEGGVDEGRICAQREIEIAEDETAFTLDAKCFAAGIDTFREMLGAIEDGTLAPRAQDLSRRTYFARHDRPAAVATIDWSRPAREVLALVRALDFGSYENPLAIAKTRLGDRVLLVRAAKVVERGGARPGEVLEVGEDGVVVACGDGAIAITSIADADGGPITIAAGACLESLDAATSDRLSAMHRELCGHERWWAARLRAPAPVLPQASDAQHPAPRMLATSGDGDAVAASLAVALARIGDLDATRIGWTDAALAERVRGVEGWFADVIPLRVVIDDETTVASALGQVQSELAAMRDEGTFARDLRARTRSERDAVVIVRHAQLPETLDARGALLTLHVSDDGRVGVVRDGAVCPQGIASLETLLATIAREPERRVRSLSLLSDDERTRLLVDLNRSAVETREACLQRLFEEQVDRTPDAIALAFEDETLTYRALDARANALAHRLRTLGVGPERLVAVAVERSIELVVAVLGVLKAGGAYLPLDPAFPRDRVAMMLEDSGAQVVVTQRSLAPRFSHVTTVRVDELRDITSRTRIGDVDARPEHLAYVLYTSGSTGRPKGVMVEHRQVANFFVGMDARIAHDPPGVWLAVTSLSFDISVLELLWTLSRGFRVVVHRDRDRERDDEPRAAPAPIVPPEIAAKPMDFGLCYWGNDDREGKGKYELLLEGARFADANGFHAVWTPERHFHAFGGPFPNPSVSGAAVAAITKNVHVRAASVVLPLHHPLRVAEEWAMIDNLTEGRVGLGIASGWQPDDFVLRPENTPPAAKDAMFRDIEVLRRVWRGERVAFARKDGSLHEVVSQPRPVQRDLPIWLTIALNPESYRQAADIGANVLTHLLGQSIEELAGKIRIYRDRLAELGRDPASGKVTLMLHTFVAPDREIAREATREPLKKYLASAASLIKQYVWMFPALKRPHGASHPDNIDLATLDAEEIDAVLEYAFHRYFEESGLLGSVDDCVARVQQLKALGVDEIACLIDFGVETKTVLASLPHLAEVVRRTARPEPPIATEHPFARDVARHAVTHLQCTPSMARMLLLDDASRAALGRVKHLMIGGEALPSTLVHELRRAGVEHIENMYGPTETTIWSSTDTVRDEITLGTPIANTTFYVLDERRRLVPLGASGELWIGGRGVARGYLHRAELTSERFVRDPFSSDPDARIYRTGDRVRWRANGRLEFLGRVDHQVKVRGYRIELGEIEAALATCEGVREAVVIARAGTGGDAELVAYVTAHPPVDAKTMREHLRATLPSYMVPSRFVALERFPLTPNKKVDRNALPAPDDATTSAPEATSAPPANDLERDVAAIWREVLGVAEVGRDDNFFELGGHSLLAVRLHRRLVEAIGKPIAMTDVFRFPTVRAFAAQLGGTAQPDAQLDAVASRAAARRAARARR
- a CDS encoding FAD-binding oxidoreductase; protein product: MRPWMFGVSLVVLLGAVNPARAQLCPAVTGLTLTCGNGTCDVGESATSCVTDCVDRNTRAVGYYSEYSHCPESLIYRPRTIAEMQMAVRELVAQNRRIKFMGSGHSTAGNFCSDGGVIITQALDGISEIEPWNGHETVVVEPGVSFTQLTDHLAARGKWLGYTVVGYGPINVVGGVATGIHGSSTGGTAAISSRVLEIDMVRPDGTIVRRNAQNTTADEWRVLRANLGALGGMARVRLAVDDITNLRGHSEEIAVTQSIVPEDIDALTAGCDYAFLMFYPGNDRWVRFCGEETSAPVTHPGAVNHLFSPDVTPFESDFFQTSAQLSACTPSLEPFFESQAIERMASSPICIPDGAGGCADRVNDAVGPGHRMLTIDRFPDTQPRYSQYDLEVSVRAEEAAAILNYINDRFDRDGRGMPLVGAVVRFDEARDDTLFGSNAVRPGIAAGDRIVHIELPFFRPYSFTDAQLAAYSRPYTDTMEWITARYPHAQLHFGKNTAALFANAAHRANTAARLARFQAVIDAWDPYGVFANDYLRNLGFTWPRDGQRFSSVYVTGDVATSAHSQTGALFAIRSESSGRCLSMIGEPGLFLDGSILGIFPGETRSCTGATEEANPRQRFFVRDVASGKFVQTLERNRRYSIHPEDNPYAMCLDSLWGLDYRFAACNGSTAQQFMLELDANGIGRVVAMNNTTGGCMNDLAGSDAVAVGFCSPWSNPANLRWRFSPLETRTMLRVAGVGGDPYWIDRLAIAGLDLSQVSAMSLPQLSALIDDDSVIVYRQRVVDNRSGAAAPGFRVCPRAPDGTILRGADGRELACAYTDTNGYFTMLGLPRNVDVAQTISRKGFLQATIVFSTTYEDYFEQEYSGTASVTAASLGLGVDSRFPFTCGYGRRPGYGDAALTVVDEQDPVGSRGYGVIEAGDYDGHGTGGATFRIFTDDGSGTFAIPYPDVVGNRPDGPSGPDGIPDGLKYLGPSTNILLGGSEVPTNDRVDTYDPYGGAMVFSMPDGIYEAEVHHPNPAVSCYPGLDAWLGTTADRARFVIVEGHLSDVRFFCE